One genomic window of Vulpes vulpes isolate BD-2025 chromosome 11, VulVul3, whole genome shotgun sequence includes the following:
- the LOC112911772 gene encoding olfactory receptor 52A5-like gives MPITNGTMFMPSVLIFIGIPGLESIQCWIGIPFCAMYVIALVGNSLLLIIIISEPSLHEPMYIFLAMLGATDIALSTIIVPKMLGIFWFHLPEIFFDVCLFQMWLIHTFQGIESGVLLAMALDRYVAICYPLRHATIFTRQLVTHIGVAVTLRPAILVIPCLLLIKCRLKLYRTELISHTYCEHMAVVKLATEDVYINKFYGLLGAFIVGGLDFMLIALSYVQIFITVFHLPQKEAHLKAFNTCIPHVCVFFQFYLLAFFSFFTHRSGSYIPSYIHITLSNLYLLVPPFFNPLVYGVKTKHI, from the coding sequence ATGCCTATTACAAATGGCACCATGTTCATGCCCTCTGTGCTGATCTTCATTGGTATCCCTGGTCTAGAAAGTATACAGTGTTGGATTGGGATTCCATTCTGTGCTATGTACGTCATTGCTTTGGTGGGAAATTCTCTGCTATTGATCATCATCATATCTGAACCCAGTCTCCATGAGCCTATGTATATCTTTCTGGCCATGTTGGGAGCCACAGACATTGCACTTAGCACCATCATTGTCCCCAAGATGCTTGGAATTTTTTGGTTCCACTTGCCAGAGATCTTTTTTGATGTTTGCCTCTTTCAGATGTGGCTCATCCACACATTTCAGGGTATTGAATCAGGAGTCCTGCTGGCTATGGCTCTGGACCGCTATGTAGCAATCTGTTACCCTCTGAGGCATGCTACCATATTCACTCGACAACTAGTCACTCACATTGGAGTTGCAGTGACACTGCGGCCTGCCATTCTGGTCATCCCCTGTCTGTTGCTCATAAAGTGTCGTCTGAAACTTTATCGAACCGAGTTAATATCCCACACATACTGTGAACACATGGCCGTCGTGAAGCTTGCTACTGAAGACGTTTACATTAATAAATTCTATGGTCTCCTTGGGGCTTTTATTGTTGGTGGCCTGGACTTCATGTTGATCGCCCTCTCCTATGTACAAATATTTATCACTGTCTTTCACCTGCCTCAGAAAGAGGCACATCTTAAAGCATTTAATACATGTATTCCCCACGTATGTGTCTTCTTCCAATTCTatctccttgcttttttttcctttttcactcaCAGATCTGGATCTTATATTCCATCATACATACATATCACCCTGTCCAACCTTTACCTACTGGTTCCACCTTTCTTCAATCCTCTTGTCTATGGGGTGAAGACCAAACACATCTGA